One region of Thermodesulfobacteriota bacterium genomic DNA includes:
- the ilvB gene encoding acetolactate synthase large subunit, giving the protein MNSMNGAQLIVGLLERYGIETVAGIPGGSNLPLYDALSRSGRIRHVLARHEQGAGFMAQGMARASGRPAVCLATSGPGATNVLTAIADAKLDSIPVICITGQVPRAMLGTDAFQEVDTCGMSIPITKHNFLVRSAADLLQVIPEAFRIATHGRPGPVLVDIPRDVQLETVSFAVWPDFPARPAAPAGEPAALARAAALINEARRPILYLGGGIIHAGASRAAVRLAEKAALPTTMTLLGLGAMPADHPLALGMLGMHGARSTNLALEECDLLVAAGARFDDRATGRLADFCPQARVIHIDIDPGEIDKLKTAQVRLVGDAAPVLAALLPLVDQNGRREWLARVAWLRKAHPLLLPGAHDPLKPYGLIRQIAALAGDEASIATDVGKHQMWVAQAYPFRRPRQLLTSGGLGTMGFGLPAAIGAALAEPQRTVLCFSGDGSLLMNIQELATAVEQAVNLKVVLFNNTSLGLVRQQQDLFFGQRYFASEYRHHVDFLAIARGFGLPAWDLGASPDPVATLSEALHTPGPCLIHVPVARDVEVFPMVPPGAANKDMIGGEAQASP; this is encoded by the coding sequence ATGAACAGCATGAACGGCGCCCAGCTCATCGTCGGCCTGCTGGAGCGCTACGGCATCGAGACCGTGGCCGGCATTCCGGGCGGCTCCAACCTGCCCCTCTACGATGCCCTCTCCCGGAGCGGCCGGATCCGCCACGTTCTGGCCCGCCACGAGCAGGGCGCCGGCTTCATGGCCCAGGGGATGGCCCGGGCCAGCGGCCGGCCGGCGGTCTGCCTGGCCACCTCCGGGCCAGGGGCGACCAACGTCCTGACTGCCATCGCCGATGCCAAGCTCGACTCCATTCCGGTGATCTGCATCACCGGCCAGGTGCCGCGGGCCATGCTCGGCACCGATGCCTTCCAGGAGGTGGACACCTGCGGGATGAGCATTCCCATCACCAAGCACAACTTCCTGGTGCGCTCGGCAGCCGACCTCCTGCAGGTGATCCCGGAGGCCTTCCGCATCGCCACCCACGGCCGGCCGGGGCCGGTGCTGGTGGATATCCCCAGGGACGTCCAGCTGGAAACGGTCAGCTTCGCTGTCTGGCCCGACTTTCCGGCCCGGCCGGCAGCGCCGGCCGGTGAGCCGGCCGCCCTGGCCCGGGCCGCCGCCCTCATCAACGAGGCCCGGCGGCCCATCCTCTACCTCGGTGGCGGCATCATCCATGCCGGTGCCAGCCGCGCTGCCGTCCGACTGGCGGAGAAGGCGGCGCTGCCCACCACCATGACCCTCCTGGGGCTGGGCGCCATGCCGGCCGATCATCCCCTCGCCCTGGGCATGCTGGGCATGCACGGCGCCCGCTCCACCAACCTGGCGCTGGAGGAGTGCGATCTTCTGGTCGCCGCCGGCGCCCGGTTCGATGACCGGGCCACCGGCCGGCTGGCCGACTTCTGCCCCCAGGCCAGGGTCATCCACATCGACATCGACCCGGGCGAGATCGACAAGCTCAAGACCGCCCAGGTCAGGCTGGTGGGGGATGCCGCTCCGGTGCTGGCGGCGCTCCTGCCGCTGGTGGACCAGAACGGCCGCCGCGAGTGGCTGGCCCGGGTGGCATGGCTCCGGAAGGCGCACCCGCTCCTTTTGCCCGGGGCCCATGATCCGCTGAAGCCCTACGGACTGATCCGGCAGATCGCGGCCCTGGCCGGCGACGAGGCCAGCATCGCCACCGATGTCGGTAAGCACCAGATGTGGGTGGCCCAGGCCTATCCCTTCCGCCGGCCCCGGCAGCTTTTGACCTCCGGCGGGCTGGGCACCATGGGCTTCGGGCTGCCAGCCGCCATCGGCGCCGCCCTGGCGGAGCCCCAGAGAACCGTGCTCTGCTTCAGCGGCGACGGCAGCCTGCTCATGAACATCCAGGAGCTGGCCACCGCGGTGGAGCAGGCGGTCAATCTCAAGGTGGTCCTCTTCAACAACACCTCCCTGGGCCTGGTGCGCCAGCAGCAGGATCTGTTCTTCGGCCAGCGCTATTTTGCCTCGGAGTACCGGCACCACGTGGACTTTCTGGCCATTGCCCGGGGGTTCGGCCTGCCGGCCTGGGACCTTGGCGCCAGCCCCGACCCGGTGGCCACCCTGAGCGAGGCGCTGCACACCCCGGGGCCGTGCCTCATCCATGTGCCGGTGGCCAGAGACGTCGAGGTCTTTCCCATGGTGCCCCCGGGCGCTGCCAACAAGGACATGATCGGCGGAGAGGCCCAAGCAAGCCCCTGA
- a CDS encoding ATP-binding protein produces MPRFFNTAGPCKPDMHYMLPATSRLPDLASLIEQQSYFVLHAPRQTGKTTAMLELARQLTEAGRYAAVLVSMEVGAAFNQDPGAAEQAILGTWRDSAAYFLPQELQPPPWPQASPGERISAALHAWAKACPRPLILFLDEIDALEDMALISVLRQLRAGYPKRPGVFPWSVALIGLRDVRDYKVAAGGSGRLHTASPFNIKVRSFALANFRAEEVAALYRQHTKETGQAIGQEACAHAFHLTQGQPWLVNALAKVAVEELVPDRTVPITVPIVDKAKEILIDRQDTHLDSLAEKLTEPRVRRIIEPMLAGRSLGDLPADDRQYVVDLGLVRQPAGGGAVIANPIYREMIPRVLAEGPQFSLPLIQPAWLAPDGSLAPAKLLDAFLAFWRRHGQPLLASAHYREVAPHLVLMAFLHRVVNGGGSLEREYAIGMGRMDLCLRYGDLTLAMELKVWRDGEKDPLAEGLEQLDGYLAGLGLDTGWLVIFDQRTGLAPIAERTGAQEASSPAGRPVTVIRG; encoded by the coding sequence ATGCCACGCTTCTTCAACACCGCCGGACCCTGCAAGCCGGACATGCACTACATGCTTCCGGCCACCAGCCGGCTGCCGGACCTGGCGTCGCTCATCGAGCAGCAGAGCTACTTCGTGCTCCACGCCCCGCGCCAGACCGGCAAGACCACGGCCATGCTGGAGCTGGCCCGGCAGCTGACCGAGGCCGGGCGCTACGCGGCGGTGCTGGTCTCCATGGAGGTGGGGGCGGCCTTCAACCAGGATCCCGGCGCGGCGGAGCAGGCGATTCTCGGCACCTGGCGTGATTCCGCCGCCTACTTCCTGCCCCAGGAGCTGCAGCCCCCTCCCTGGCCGCAGGCCTCCCCGGGTGAAAGGATCAGCGCCGCCCTCCACGCCTGGGCAAAGGCCTGCCCCAGGCCGCTCATTCTGTTCCTGGATGAGATCGATGCCCTGGAGGACATGGCCCTCATCTCGGTGCTCCGGCAGCTCCGGGCCGGCTACCCCAAGAGGCCCGGTGTCTTCCCCTGGTCGGTGGCGCTCATCGGGCTGCGGGACGTGCGGGACTACAAGGTGGCCGCGGGCGGCTCGGGCCGGCTGCATACGGCCAGCCCCTTCAACATCAAGGTCCGCTCGTTCGCCCTGGCCAACTTCCGGGCCGAGGAGGTGGCCGCCCTCTACAGGCAGCACACGAAAGAGACCGGCCAGGCCATCGGCCAGGAGGCATGCGCCCATGCCTTCCATCTCACCCAGGGCCAGCCCTGGCTGGTGAACGCCCTCGCCAAGGTGGCGGTGGAGGAGCTGGTCCCGGACCGGACCGTGCCCATCACGGTCCCGATTGTCGACAAGGCCAAGGAGATCCTCATCGACCGCCAGGACACCCATCTGGACAGCCTGGCGGAAAAGCTCACCGAGCCCCGGGTGCGGCGGATCATCGAGCCCATGCTGGCTGGCCGGTCCCTGGGAGACCTGCCGGCCGACGACCGGCAGTACGTGGTGGATCTCGGGCTGGTGCGGCAGCCGGCCGGCGGCGGCGCGGTCATCGCCAACCCCATCTACCGCGAGATGATCCCTCGCGTCCTGGCTGAAGGTCCCCAGTTCTCCCTGCCCCTGATCCAGCCCGCCTGGCTGGCGCCGGACGGCAGCCTTGCGCCGGCAAAGCTCCTGGACGCCTTCCTCGCCTTCTGGCGGCGGCACGGGCAGCCGCTCTTGGCCAGCGCCCATTATCGCGAGGTGGCGCCCCATCTCGTGCTCATGGCCTTCCTGCACCGGGTGGTGAACGGCGGCGGCTCCCTGGAGCGGGAGTATGCCATCGGCATGGGCCGTATGGATCTGTGCCTGCGCTACGGCGACCTCACCCTGGCCATGGAGCTCAAGGTCTGGCGGGACGGCGAGAAGGATCCCCTGGCCGAGGGCCTGGAGCAGCTGGACGGCTACCTCGCCGGCCTCGGCCTGGACACCGGCTGGCTGGTGATCTTCGACCAGCGCACCGGGCTTGCCCCCATTGCCGAGCGGACCGGCGCCCAGGAGGCATCAAGCCCCGCCGGCCGCCCGGTGACGGTGATCCGCGGATGA
- a CDS encoding multiheme c-type cytochrome, whose product MTTDRRTIFTTLGMHLTVLGTLLLAGASQAAAATEHAALRYEDRNICLDCHWDQAVAVHGSVHYQWQGATPGVVNGAPMQGKAAGAINAYCINILGNWTGCSACHVGKGAPPEETPTEAQLENIDCLVCHQRGYKRIKVNGTMVPDTAHMTMTLDEAVQTVHRPDRATCLQCHAKGGGGDNFKRGDLALAHTATTDRGFDVHMATTGADLDCLSCHVTQDHRIAGRGSDLHPTDLAQPVACANCHGTSGPHGRTSAIGKHTARVACQTCHIRAYARNAADTPATEATEIDRDWTRPEWNATLGRWEPAITLANDSTPVYAFWNGMSTAYNLGETALLNPRTGAYSISRPRGGINNRASQLFPFKYKNAFQPMITEGRKLIPLNTAVYFKTGNTADAVVSGLVDNIGLTGSEPYEFVVTEEFQALNHEVAPAGEALTCTQCHGTSQQMSLRALGYRLKGPASTVCTQCHRPKDDPLSFTDLHKKHVTDKRYDCSLCHKFSRPERGLRTSR is encoded by the coding sequence ATGACCACTGACCGCAGGACGATCTTCACGACACTGGGTATGCACCTGACCGTACTGGGTACGCTCCTGCTCGCCGGAGCCAGCCAGGCCGCCGCGGCCACCGAGCACGCGGCTCTCCGGTACGAGGACCGCAACATCTGCCTGGACTGCCATTGGGACCAGGCCGTGGCGGTGCATGGCTCCGTCCACTACCAGTGGCAGGGCGCCACACCCGGCGTCGTCAACGGCGCTCCCATGCAGGGCAAGGCGGCCGGCGCCATCAACGCTTACTGCATCAACATCCTCGGCAACTGGACCGGCTGCTCGGCCTGCCATGTCGGCAAGGGCGCCCCGCCGGAAGAGACGCCCACCGAGGCCCAGCTCGAGAACATCGACTGCCTGGTCTGTCACCAGCGCGGCTACAAGCGTATCAAGGTCAACGGTACCATGGTGCCGGACACCGCCCACATGACCATGACCCTGGACGAGGCGGTGCAGACCGTGCACCGGCCCGATCGCGCCACCTGTCTGCAGTGTCATGCCAAGGGCGGGGGCGGCGACAACTTCAAGCGGGGCGACCTGGCCCTGGCCCACACCGCCACCACAGACCGGGGCTTCGACGTGCACATGGCGACCACCGGCGCCGATCTCGATTGTCTGAGCTGCCACGTCACCCAGGACCACCGGATCGCCGGCCGGGGCAGCGATCTGCACCCCACGGATCTCGCCCAGCCGGTGGCCTGCGCCAACTGCCACGGCACCAGCGGCCCCCATGGCCGGACCAGCGCCATCGGCAAGCACACCGCCCGGGTGGCCTGCCAGACCTGCCACATCAGAGCCTATGCCAGAAACGCTGCCGACACCCCGGCCACCGAGGCCACGGAGATCGACCGCGACTGGACCCGGCCGGAGTGGAATGCGACCCTGGGCCGCTGGGAGCCGGCGATCACCCTGGCCAACGATTCTACCCCGGTCTACGCCTTCTGGAACGGGATGAGCACGGCCTACAATCTGGGCGAGACAGCGCTGCTCAATCCCAGGACCGGCGCCTATTCGATCTCCCGACCCCGGGGCGGCATCAACAACCGGGCCAGCCAGCTCTTTCCCTTCAAGTACAAGAACGCCTTCCAGCCCATGATCACGGAGGGCAGAAAGCTCATCCCCCTCAACACCGCGGTCTACTTCAAGACCGGCAACACCGCGGATGCCGTGGTCTCCGGCCTGGTGGACAACATAGGCCTGACCGGCAGCGAGCCGTACGAATTCGTCGTCACCGAGGAATTCCAGGCCCTCAACCACGAGGTCGCGCCCGCCGGAGAGGCCCTCACCTGCACCCAGTGCCACGGCACCAGCCAGCAGATGAGCCTCCGGGCCCTGGGCTACCGCCTGAAAGGGCCGGCCAGCACCGTCTGCACCCAGTGCCATCGCCCCAAGGACGACCCCCTCTCGTTCACCGACCTCCACAAGAAGCACGTGACAGACAAGCGGTACGACTGCTCCCTCTGCCACAAGTTCTCCCGTCCCGAGCGCGGCCTGCGGACCAGCCGCTAA